One region of Malania oleifera isolate guangnan ecotype guangnan chromosome 6, ASM2987363v1, whole genome shotgun sequence genomic DNA includes:
- the LOC131157796 gene encoding uncharacterized mitochondrial protein AtMg00810-like, with translation MELPTRLAIKGEHKVCKLLKSLYGLKQASRQWFAKLCTALLGYGFTRGNSDKSLFIKKSKSSFIALLVYVDDVLLASDSLLEIDLLKNFLHDKFTIKDLGELKYFLGLEVARSKKGVSLYQRKYALDILQDTRILGAKPATFPMDSNLKLTATDSDLYEDPSAYRRMIGRLLYLTITRPDLVYSVQVISQFLAKLVVSHYQEAIRLLRYLKATPGQRLFFSSSSKLQQKVFSNSDWAGCVDTRRSVTGFTIFLSNSLISWKSKKQATISRSFAEAEYRALATTTCEIQWFFFVLQDLNINHQ, from the coding sequence atggaaTTGCCAACTAGATTGGCTATCAAAGGAGAACACAAAGTTTGTAAACTTCTCAAAAGcctttatggtttaaaacaggCCTCTAGACAATGGTTTGCAAAACTGTGTACTGCTCTACTTGGTTATGGTTTCACTCGAGGAAATTCAGATAAATCTTTGttcattaagaaatctaaatCCTCTTTTATAGCACTCCTAGTATATGTCGATGATGTTTTACTAGCTAGTGACAGTTTACTAGAGATTGACTTGCTCAAAAATTTCTTACATGACAAGTTCACAATTAAAGATTTGGGGGAACTCAAATATTTTCTTGGCTTAGAAGTAGCAAGGTCTAAAAAGGGCGTATCACTCTATCAAAGAAAGTATGCCTTAGATATACTTCAAGACACTAGAATTCTTGGTGCTAAACCTGCTACCTTCCCAATGGATTCGAATCTTAAACTTACAGCAACAGATTCTGATCTCTATGAAGATCCTTCAGCCTATAGAAGGATGATTGGAAGATTATTGTACCTAACAATCACTAGACCCGATCTTGTATATTCAGTTCAAGTTATAAGTCAATTCCTTGCCAAACTAGTTGTTAGTCATTACCAAGAAGCTATTAGACTTCTCAGATATCTAAAGGCTACACCTGGGCAACGTCTATTCTTCTCCTCTTCATCGAAATTGCAGCAAAAGGTCTTCTCAAACAGTGACTGGGCAGGGTGTGTTGATACTAGAAGGAGTGTAACAGGTTTTACCATTTTCCTAAGCAACTCATTGATCTCATGGAAAAGTAAAAAGCAGGCTACCATTAGTAGATCTTTTGCAGAAGCAGAATATAGAGCCCTTGCTACAACAACATGTGAGATCCAGTGGTTCTTTTTCGTCTTGCAAGACTTAAATATCAACCACCAATAG